From Canis lupus dingo isolate Sandy chromosome 24, ASM325472v2, whole genome shotgun sequence, a single genomic window includes:
- the LOC112674235 gene encoding uncharacterized protein LOC112674235 isoform X1, giving the protein MGHGRPQGRRRAGVPQQTHFGRDSALATRSLCSLFTQSLDQARDSGPCASVAPSTRSYLATALGDTPGETTVIPDDLLFPEHASKWTLSHAGVTMPSAGAGHAPTLRGQAHGQASSWCGKALGLVCDSASAPGGAQAPEVRRSPCVTLREVRNINLHKMFYLIQRAARSHAHAASDETLSSSASSDSRVWHRAARRASPTKVLPGIVDWT; this is encoded by the exons ATGGGCCACGGGCGCCCACAGGGACGCAGGAGGGCCGGGGTGCCCCAGCAGACGCACTTCGGACGCGACTCAGCCCTTGCCACCCGATCCCTTTGCAGCCTGTTCACGCAGAGCCTGGACCAAGCCCGGGACAGCGGGCCCTGTGCCTCAGTTGCCCCATCCACCCGGAGCTACCTGGCCACAG CTCTGGGTGACACTCCCGGTGAAACCACGGTGATCCCCGATGACCTACTGTTTCCTGAGCACGCAAGCAAGTGGACTCTGAGTCATGCCGGGGTCACCATGCCCTC GGCAGGTGCCGGCCACGCTCCCACCCTCCGCGGACAAGCCCACGGCCAGGCCTCGTCGTGGTGCGGGAAAGCTCTGGGGTTGGTCTGCGACTCGGCCTCTGCGCCTGGAGGAGCCCAGGCCCCTGAGGTACGACGGAGCCCGTGTGTAACGTTACGTGAAGTACGAAATATTAATCTCCACAAGATGTTCTATTTAATCCAAAGAGCCGCAAGGTCTCACGCCCACGCGGCATCTGACGAGACCCTCTCCTCTTCTGCGTCTTCAGACTCCCGCGTGTGGCACCGCGCAGCACGCCGCGCCTCACCCACTAAGGTGTTACCAGGAATCGTTGACTGGACTTAA
- the LOC112674235 gene encoding uncharacterized protein LOC112674235 isoform X2, producing MGHGRPQGRRRAGVPQQTHFGRDSALATRSLCSLFTQSLDQARDSGPCASVAPSTRSYLATALGDTPGETTVIPDDLLFPEHASKWTLSHAGVTMPSAGAGHAPTLRGQAHGQASSWCGKALGLVCDSASAPGGAQAPETPACGTAQHAAPHPLRCYQESLTGLKPHKVHSPKRTFTHLT from the exons ATGGGCCACGGGCGCCCACAGGGACGCAGGAGGGCCGGGGTGCCCCAGCAGACGCACTTCGGACGCGACTCAGCCCTTGCCACCCGATCCCTTTGCAGCCTGTTCACGCAGAGCCTGGACCAAGCCCGGGACAGCGGGCCCTGTGCCTCAGTTGCCCCATCCACCCGGAGCTACCTGGCCACAG CTCTGGGTGACACTCCCGGTGAAACCACGGTGATCCCCGATGACCTACTGTTTCCTGAGCACGCAAGCAAGTGGACTCTGAGTCATGCCGGGGTCACCATGCCCTC GGCAGGTGCCGGCCACGCTCCCACCCTCCGCGGACAAGCCCACGGCCAGGCCTCGTCGTGGTGCGGGAAAGCTCTGGGGTTGGTCTGCGACTCGGCCTCTGCGCCTGGAGGAGCCCAGGCCCCTGAG ACTCCCGCGTGTGGCACCGCGCAGCACGCCGCGCCTCACCCACTAAGGTGTTACCAGGAATCGTTGACTGGACTTAAACCCCATAAAGTTCACAGTCCAAAGAGGACGTTCACGCACCTAACTTAG
- the LOC125753490 gene encoding uncharacterized protein LOC125753490, which translates to MIPRFCLSFPCPGRCPGIHSLVPAPGAPCAWNSLIAVPELLPGRWFCSLSLGHVGLAEPSDHRPPPPMTCSSSVLDDTAPSHRGARGPESPLPRTKLRGPLPSWNMTDKFATEKLTSRGSDLVAPAVLGKCCGCWQAGALGEPWAGREGRAGRCRGEPAGRARSCPREPGGRRRGQAGGGLGHTEERPSSAGGQDHGVWSWPGRVWQGPECFPGGRGTSWPSPSTPAVGRGSREDPGASQGRALWSPRFLPWSPRGHQDPDSLCPPALTRDMPAPGAGGSGRFSGKVSHSPRARFMVGPCPKPPSFEIRGPAASGLRAPSPSRGRNAGLC; encoded by the coding sequence atgatcccaaggttctgcctcagtttcccctgccCTGGGAGGTGTCCTGGCATCCACAGCCTGGTGCCAGCCCCAGGGGCCCCCTGTGCTTGGAACAGCCTCATCGCGGTCCCAGAACTGCTTCCGGGCAGGTGGTTCTGTTCACTGAGTCTGGGGCACGTGGGTCTGGCTGAGCCCTCGGACCACCGTCCTCCCCCACCCATGACCTGTTCCTCCTCCGTCCTGGACGACACTGCTCCATCCCACCGAGGAGCGCGGGGGCCTGAGAGCCCCCTTCCCCGGACCAAGCTGCGAggtcccctgccctcctggaacaTGACGGACAAATTTGCAACCGAGAAGCTGACCTCCAGGGGCTCTGACCTCGTGGCGCCAGCGGTCCTCGGCAAGTGCTGCGGCTGCTGGCAGGCAGGTGCCCTCGGGGAGCCCTGGGCTGGCCGGGAGGGCAGAgcgggcaggtgcaggggggAGCCCGCAGGGAGGGCCCGCAGCTGTCCGCGGGAACCCGGGGGTCGCCGCCGAGGACAGGCGGGTGGGGGGCTGGGCCACACGGAGGAGCGGCCGAGCTCTGCGGGGGGACAGGACCACGGAGTGTGGAGCTGGCCGGGCCGAGTCTGGCAGGGCCCCGAGTGCttccccgggggcagggggaccAGCTGGCCCTCCCCAAGCACCCCGGCTGTGGGCAGAGGCTCCCGGGAGGACCCCGGGGCAAGTCAGGGCAGAGCCCTCTGGTCCCCCCGCTTCCTTCCCTGGAGCCCTCGTGGCCACCAGGACCCTGACAGCCTGTGTCCTCCTGCCCTGACCCGGGACATGCcggccccaggggctgggggctcgggCCGGTTCTCAGGGAAGGTGAGCCACAGCCCCCGAGCCCGCTTCATGGTGGGACCCTGCCCAAAGCCTCCGAGCTTCGAGATTCGGGGGCCTGCGGCCAGCGGCCTGCGAGCACCTTCCCCTTCCCGGGGCAGGAACGCGGGGCTCTGCTGA